Genomic segment of Umezawaea sp. Da 62-37:
ACGGCCGTGGGTGCCCGGCGGGGTCGTCGTGCGCGGTGCGGACGCCGACCTGACCGCCGACCTGACGGCCTGGTTCGACCGGCACGGTGACGGCGGTGAACCGGACACGGTGATCCAGGTTCTCCCCACCGAGCCGCCCGCGGGCGTGCTGCCGGACGTGGACCTGGGGGCCCTCGACGACCTCCCGGCCGACGCCACCGTCGTCGTCCTGCACCCGCTGAGCGGGCTGTGGGGCGCGGCACGGCAAGGCGCGGGCGCGGCCCGGTCCGCGGGAGCCGCCGCCCACGTGCGCCGACTCAGGGCCGGGGGTGGGCGGGCCACGGCCGTCGCGGTCGGCGGGTGGGACCCGCAGCAGCGCGCGGTGGACGTGGACGACGTCATGACCGCCGTCCGGCAGGCGCTGGACCACGACGAGCCCGAGACCGCGGTGGTCGACGCCGACTGGTCGTCGATCGTGGCCACGGTGTCCTCCCCGCGCCAGCTCAACCTGCTGGCCGAACTGCCCGAGGCGCGGGAGGCGCGACGGGACGTCCCGGTCGGCGACGGCCTGGCGGACCGGCTGGCCGGGCTGGCCGCCGACGAGCAGCTGCGCGTGCTGCTCGGCCTGGTCACCGAGCAGGCCGCCGCCGCGCTCGGCCACACCGGTCCCGGCGAGGTCCGCCCGGACGCGCCGTTCGCCGCGGCCGGGTTCGACTCGCTGCTGGCCGTGCAGTTCCGCAACCGCCTGGTGGCGGCGACCGGACTGGCCATCGCCGCGACCGTCGTGTTCGACGAACCTACCCCGACCGCACTGGCCCGGCACTTGCACGAACGGCTGTGCGCGCCACCGGACCCGGTCGCGGAGGTGCTGGCCGACCTGGACCGGCTGACCGGCGTGCTGGACGGACTGCCCGCCGACGACAAGGTCGGCGCCCGGCTGCGCGCGCTGATGCGGCGCTGGGACGAGCGCGGCGCGCCCGCGCGCGCCGGCGAACTGGAGTCCGCCAGCGCCGATGAGCTGTTCGCACTGCTCGACACCGACTTCAGCACGGGCTGAGGAGAACGGAGCGGCATGACGATCGTGAAGTGCCTGGTGTGGGACCTCGACAACACGCTGTGGCGTGGCACGTTGGCCGAGGGCGACGACGTGGAGGTGCCGGAGGGGATCCGGCGCGTGATCACCGAGCTGGACGCCCGCGGCGTCCTGCAGTCGATCGCCAGCAAGAACGACCACGACGTCGCGTGGGCCCGCCTCGAACAGGTGGGCCTGGCCGAGTACTTCGTGCTGCCGCGGATCGGTTGGGGCCCGAAATCGGTGTCGGTGAAGGAGATCGCGGAGGAGCTGAACTTCGCCGAGTCCACCATCGCGTTCGTGGACGACCAGCCCACCGAACGCGCCGAGGTCGCCTTCCACCTCCCCGAGGTGCGCTGCTACCCGGCCGAGCAGGCCGCCGATCTGGTCGCCCTGCCCGAGTTCACCCCGCCGGTGGTCACCGAGGACTCGTCCCGCCGCAGGCGGATGTACCAGGCGGGCTTCCGTCGCGACGCCGAACGGGAGACCTTCACCGGCCCCGACGAGGACTTCCTGCGCACCCTCGACCTGCGCATGACCGTCGTCCGCGCCACCGAACGCGAACTGGCCCGCGCGGCCGAGTTGACGTTGCGCACCAGCCAGATGAACGCGACCGGCGTGCCCTACGACGACGCCGACCTGCGCGGTCTGGTGGACGACCCGGACCACGAGGTGCTGGTGGTCACGATGTCCGACCGCTTCGGCCCGCACGGCGCCGTCGGCATCGTCCTGCTCCACCGCACCCCCGCCCTGTGGCACCTCAAACTCCTCGCCACCTCCTGCCGGGTGGTGGCGTTCGGCGCCGGATCCACCCTGCTCAACTGGATCGTCGACCGCGCGGCCCGTGCGGGCGTGCACCTGGCCGCCGACTTCAAGCCCACCGCCCGCAACCGCATGATGGACATCGCCTACCGGTTCGCGGGCTTCGACGACGAACCCTGCGCCTGCCTGACCGCCCTGGGCCCCGCCGCGGCGGACGGCGTGCTGCGGCTGCACCTGCTGCCCGAACCCCGACCGGTGTCGCCGGTCGTGACGCTCGACGCGGTCGACCTGGCCGCGGTGGAGGTGCACCATGGCTGACCAGCTGGACGTCACCCCGGCACTGGCCGGGTACGTGCGCGAGATGTCCCTGCGCGAGGACGCGATCCTCCGCGAACTGCGCGAGGAGACCGCCGAACTCCCCGGCGGCGCCTCGTTGCAGGTGATGCCGGAGGAAGGCCAGTTCCTGGGACTCCTGGTCAGCCTGGTGGGCGCCCGTTCCGTGCTGGAACTGGGCACCTACACCGGGTACAGCACGCTCTGCATGGCCAGGTCGCTCCCCGCCTACGGCCGCCTCATCACCTGCGACATCACCACCCGCTGGGCCGACATCGGCGCCCCCTTCTGGCAGCGCGCGGGCGTGACCGACCGCATCGACCTCCGCGTGGGCCCGGCCGAGTCCACAATGGACGCCCTGCTGGCCGACGGCCAGGCGGAGGCCTTCGACCTCGTCTTCGTCGACGCCGACAAGGCGGGTTACCCGGCCTACTACGAGCGGGCGGTCCGCCTCGTGCGCCCCGGCGGCCTGGTGGTCCTGGACAACACCCTCTTCTTCGGCCGCGTCACCGATCCCTCGATGACCGACCCGGACACCGAGGGCGTCCGCAAGGTCAACGCCCTCATCCGCGACGACCACGAGGTGGACATCGTCCTGCTGACCGTCGCCGACGGCCTCACCCTTGTGCGGCGCAAGACCGCGTGAGAACGGGCGGGGGACACCGTCCCCCGCCCGCGGTGAAGACCTACCCCCGCAACCGGACCACGAGCTCCACCATCGCGCCCACCGTCCGGAAGTTCGCCAGCTTCAGGTTCGCGCCGGTGATCGTGATCCCGTACCGCTGCTCCAGGTGCACCACCAGTTCCATCGCGAACAGCGACGACAACCCGCCCTCCCCGAACAGGTCGCGGGTCACCGTCCACCCCGCCTTCGTCCGCGTCTCCAGGAAGTCGATCAACTCCCGCTCGATGGTGTCCGGGGTGGCCGAGACCGTCATGGCAGCGCCTCTTCGTAGTCGTAGAACCCGCGGCCGCTCTTGCGACCGTGGTGCCCGTCGCGCACCTTCGCCAGCAGCAACCCGCACGGCCGGCTCCGCTCGTCACCGGTGCGCAGGTGCAGCACGTCGAGCGCGTCGACCAGGTTGTCGATCCCGATCAGGTCGGCCGTCCTCAGCGGACCCGTGGGATGCCCCAGGCACCCCTGCATGAGCGCGTCCACGTCCTCGATGGACGCCACGCCCTCCTCCACCAGCCGGGCCGCGTCGTTGATCATCGGGTGCAGCAGCCTGCTGGTCACGAACCCCGGCGAGTCCCGCACCACGATGGGCGTCCGGCGCAGCTCGCCGAGGAACTTCGTCGCCGCCGCGACCACGTCCGGTGCGGTGCGCGGGCCGGGGATCACCTCGACGGTCGTGATCAGGTAGGCCGGGTTCATGAAGTGGGTGCCGAGCAGGTCCGCCGGTCGCACCACGGCGGCCGCCAGCTCGTCGATCGGGATGGACGAGGTGTTGGAGATCAGCGGCGTGCCGTCCGGAACCGCCGCCGACACCCGCGCCAGCACGTCCGCCTTCGTCGCGGGGTCCTCGGTGACGGCCTCGACCACCGCCACCGCGACCGATCCGGACAGGGCCGACGCCAGGTCGGTCATCGCGTCCAGCCGTCCGGTCGGGGTGTCCGGCGGGAGCGCGCCGAGCAGCGCCGCGGTCCGCAGGTTCCGGGCGATGGCGATCTCCGCCCGGTCCAGGACCGCGCGGTCCAGGTCCACCAGCGTCACGGGGACGCCGTGCGCGAGGGCGAGCGTGGTGATGCCGGTGCCCATCACGCCCGCGCCCACGACGACGAGCGGATGTCCATCATCGCGTGCCGCGGCCGTCACGGGACCTCCCTGCGTTCGATGCGGGTTCTCGGCGGTCATGGTCGGGCACCGCCGCTATCGTCCCGATAGCGTCGCCGCGCCCCCGTTCCCGCTAGGGCCGCGCTATGACGCCCCGCTAACCTCCCGCTCCGGCAGGCCGGGTCACCTCTGTCGCACCCACCCGGCCCGGCGAGCACCTGGGAGAGGACACCGTGGACACCACTCGGGCCGAGCCGGTCGGCTATCCCTTCAACCGCGCCGAGGACCTGGAACTGGACGAGCGCTACGCGCGGTCGCGCGCGGGCCGCCAACTGGTCCGGGTCAAGATGCCCTACGGCGAGGAGGGCTGGCTCGCCACCCGCTACGAGGACGTCCGGATCGTGCTGGGGGACCACCGCTTCAGCAGGGCGGCCGCCGCCGCGGCGGGCCTCGACGAGCCGCGCACCTCCCCCCAGACCGTCGGCCCCGGCGTGATCCTGTCGATGGACCCGCCGGAGCACTCCCGCGTCCGCAGGCTCGCGGGCAAGGCGTTCACCCACCGCAACGTGGAACGCCTGCGCCCCAAGGCGGAACAGGTCGCGAACGAGCTGGTCGACCGGATGGTCGAGCACGGCTCCCCGGTCGACCTGATCGAGAACTTCGCCTCCCCGCTGCCCGTCGCGATGATCTGCACCATGCTCGGCGTCCCGGTGGAGGACCAGCACAGGTTCCTCGTCTGGTCCGAGGTGTTCGCCTCCGCGACCACGCTCACCGCCGAAGAGACCCAGGCCCGCCTGGGCAGCCTCGTCCAGTACATGTCGGAGTTGTTGCGGCAGCGCCAGGAGAAGCCC
This window contains:
- a CDS encoding HAD-IIIC family phosphatase — protein: MTIVKCLVWDLDNTLWRGTLAEGDDVEVPEGIRRVITELDARGVLQSIASKNDHDVAWARLEQVGLAEYFVLPRIGWGPKSVSVKEIAEELNFAESTIAFVDDQPTERAEVAFHLPEVRCYPAEQAADLVALPEFTPPVVTEDSSRRRRMYQAGFRRDAERETFTGPDEDFLRTLDLRMTVVRATERELARAAELTLRTSQMNATGVPYDDADLRGLVDDPDHEVLVVTMSDRFGPHGAVGIVLLHRTPALWHLKLLATSCRVVAFGAGSTLLNWIVDRAARAGVHLAADFKPTARNRMMDIAYRFAGFDDEPCACLTALGPAAADGVLRLHLLPEPRPVSPVVTLDAVDLAAVEVHHG
- a CDS encoding acyl carrier protein; translation: MTVSATPDTIERELIDFLETRTKAGWTVTRDLFGEGGLSSLFAMELVVHLEQRYGITITGANLKLANFRTVGAMVELVVRLRG
- a CDS encoding class I SAM-dependent methyltransferase, which encodes MADQLDVTPALAGYVREMSLREDAILRELREETAELPGGASLQVMPEEGQFLGLLVSLVGARSVLELGTYTGYSTLCMARSLPAYGRLITCDITTRWADIGAPFWQRAGVTDRIDLRVGPAESTMDALLADGQAEAFDLVFVDADKAGYPAYYERAVRLVRPGGLVVLDNTLFFGRVTDPSMTDPDTEGVRKVNALIRDDHEVDIVLLTVADGLTLVRRKTA
- a CDS encoding 3-hydroxyacyl-CoA dehydrogenase family protein gives rise to the protein MTAAARDDGHPLVVVGAGVMGTGITTLALAHGVPVTLVDLDRAVLDRAEIAIARNLRTAALLGALPPDTPTGRLDAMTDLASALSGSVAVAVVEAVTEDPATKADVLARVSAAVPDGTPLISNTSSIPIDELAAAVVRPADLLGTHFMNPAYLITTVEVIPGPRTAPDVVAAATKFLGELRRTPIVVRDSPGFVTSRLLHPMINDAARLVEEGVASIEDVDALMQGCLGHPTGPLRTADLIGIDNLVDALDVLHLRTGDERSRPCGLLLAKVRDGHHGRKSGRGFYDYEEALP
- a CDS encoding cytochrome P450 — translated: MDTTRAEPVGYPFNRAEDLELDERYARSRAGRQLVRVKMPYGEEGWLATRYEDVRIVLGDHRFSRAAAAAAGLDEPRTSPQTVGPGVILSMDPPEHSRVRRLAGKAFTHRNVERLRPKAEQVANELVDRMVEHGSPVDLIENFASPLPVAMICTMLGVPVEDQHRFLVWSEVFASATTLTAEETQARLGSLVQYMSELLRQRQEKPEDDLLSGLVLARDQDDRFTGEEILSLAIVLLGAGHENITSQIPNFVYTLLHHPDELARLRADRSLIPQAVEELMRYIPLGLGPVLARYALVDIEVGGVLVRAGEPVVASLGSANRDEDAFDRADVLDLTRQPGPHVGFGHGPHHCLGAALARMEMQIAMETLLDRFPDLRIAVPDEDLKWRTGTFMRSVLELPITW